In one Pseudodesulfovibrio tunisiensis genomic region, the following are encoded:
- a CDS encoding glycosyltransferase, which yields MIPKEFHFIFGLKEQTAPLHMVHALAVKSCIAVNRPDSVVFHHHFEPYGPWWDWIRPHLTLEKARPPREIAGMPISSYAHQADVLRLEILMANGGVYADMDTLFVHPMPDELYTHPFVMAPQGHEGLCNALMMAEKGSRFAAAWLKDHVHCFQGGEPGSREWDNHSIFYPSLLARKMPDAIHIEPQKSFFHFLYTRAGIAAMFDRNEPLDSDVYSLHLWENCSWSRIQGLTPEVLRSEDTTYNLIARTFLPENDLPGL from the coding sequence ATGATCCCGAAAGAATTCCACTTCATCTTCGGCCTCAAGGAACAGACAGCGCCACTGCACATGGTCCACGCCCTGGCAGTCAAGTCCTGCATTGCGGTCAACCGCCCCGATTCGGTCGTGTTTCACCATCATTTCGAGCCATACGGGCCGTGGTGGGACTGGATCAGGCCGCATCTCACATTGGAAAAGGCCCGTCCGCCAAGGGAAATCGCAGGAATGCCCATATCCAGCTACGCGCATCAGGCCGACGTGCTCCGGCTGGAAATCCTCATGGCGAACGGCGGCGTGTACGCGGACATGGACACCCTGTTCGTGCACCCCATGCCGGACGAATTGTACACTCACCCGTTCGTCATGGCCCCGCAGGGACACGAAGGGTTGTGCAACGCCCTGATGATGGCGGAAAAGGGCAGCCGATTTGCCGCGGCATGGCTCAAGGATCACGTCCACTGCTTTCAGGGCGGAGAGCCCGGCTCTCGCGAATGGGACAACCATTCCATCTTCTACCCGAGCCTGCTGGCAAGGAAAATGCCGGACGCCATCCACATCGAACCGCAGAAAAGCTTTTTCCACTTCCTGTACACGCGGGCCGGAATTGCCGCCATGTTCGACCGGAACGAACCTCTGGATTCCGACGTCTATTCCCTGCATCTCTGGGAAAACTGCTCGTGGAGCCGCATTCAGGGCCTTACGCCCGAGGTGCTCCGCTCCGAGGACACGACCTACAACCTGATTGCCCGTACATTCCTGCCGGAAAACGACCTTCCCGGACTTTGA
- a CDS encoding DUF2156 domain-containing protein yields the protein MSLTFEPLSLDRQEEYRAALNGCPQLVTSDFALANIWGWAEYYKLEWAFHKGLVFIRQNYPTPAYWAPVGAWDDYDWTDCKAMLDAASFTRVPEHLAGLWAKAFGPRMEITENRDHWDYVYSVEEMVALKGNKFHKKKNLLNQFKKKYDYQYEPMGPECVEEVLEMQDEWYKWYEEHNPSEALKAENRAITRVLHNFDQIDNLTGATLRIDGKVIAYTVAEPLCGDTMVIHFEKGDVRFKGVYQAINQMFLENEAGKHAYVNREQDLGDEGLRKAKLSYNPVFFLKKFEAEILS from the coding sequence CTGACTTTTGAACCGCTTTCACTGGACCGACAGGAAGAATATCGCGCCGCGCTGAACGGCTGTCCCCAGCTCGTCACCTCGGACTTCGCGCTGGCCAACATCTGGGGCTGGGCCGAATACTACAAGCTGGAATGGGCCTTTCACAAGGGACTGGTCTTCATTCGCCAGAACTATCCGACTCCCGCATACTGGGCGCCCGTGGGAGCGTGGGACGATTACGACTGGACCGACTGCAAGGCCATGCTCGATGCAGCCAGCTTCACACGGGTACCCGAGCATCTGGCCGGACTGTGGGCAAAGGCGTTCGGGCCGCGCATGGAAATCACGGAAAACCGCGACCATTGGGACTACGTATATTCCGTGGAGGAGATGGTTGCGCTCAAGGGCAACAAATTCCACAAGAAAAAGAACCTGCTCAACCAGTTCAAAAAGAAATACGACTACCAGTACGAGCCCATGGGACCGGAGTGCGTCGAGGAAGTTCTGGAAATGCAGGACGAATGGTACAAATGGTACGAGGAGCACAATCCGTCCGAAGCACTCAAGGCGGAGAACCGGGCCATCACCCGCGTGCTGCACAACTTCGACCAGATCGACAACCTGACCGGAGCCACCCTGCGCATCGATGGCAAGGTCATCGCCTATACCGTGGCCGAACCGCTTTGCGGCGACACCATGGTCATCCATTTCGAAAAGGGCGACGTGCGCTTCAAGGGCGTGTACCAGGCCATCAACCAGATGTTTCTGGAAAACGAGGCAGGCAAGCATGCCTATGTCAACCGGGAGCAGGACCTTGGAGACGAGGGTCTGCGCAAGGCCAAGCTTTCGTACAATCCCGTCTTCTTCCTGAAAAAATTCGAAGCCGAAATCCTCAGTTGA
- a CDS encoding alkaline phosphatase family protein: MSILLSSHAPRNRLVVLGLDGLPLDLARSLGTHLPNIARIAREATRVRAELPELSPVNWTSLATARGPESHSIYGFASMNPQTYEVSVADATQVACPTIFDRLGQAGYVSRIINLPNTYPAQPLRGMLISGFVAQDMDKAAYPPFLAEKLREMHYELEADTNRGASDPAYLLKGLRRTLASRMNALDLLWPDLSWDVFVLVLTETDRLFHFLMDAVLHPDHPHHIDCLAFFVEWDAAIGRILERYDALDAPKRLMVVADHGFTELKTEVCLNTWLKHQGLLMLNREPENEWDASCIGPETRAFALDPGRIYMHTSSRFARGQVQPEQTAALTHRIRDDLMALTWNGEQVMEQVHTAAELYPEAEGPAVPDLVCQARPGFDLKAKFDRTEVFGHFGRTGTHTVNGAIWFDSHGSRPERMRDTGAEILKHFDIADNSICP, translated from the coding sequence ATGAGCATACTTCTCTCGTCCCATGCACCGCGAAACCGTCTCGTGGTGCTCGGCCTTGACGGCCTTCCCCTTGATCTGGCGCGTTCGCTCGGAACGCACCTGCCGAACATCGCGCGCATTGCCCGTGAAGCAACCCGGGTCCGGGCCGAACTTCCCGAGCTTTCGCCCGTGAACTGGACATCCCTTGCCACGGCCCGAGGTCCGGAAAGCCATTCCATCTACGGATTTGCCAGCATGAATCCGCAAACCTACGAAGTTTCCGTTGCCGATGCCACGCAAGTAGCCTGTCCCACGATCTTCGACCGGCTCGGGCAGGCCGGATACGTGTCCCGAATCATCAACCTGCCCAATACCTATCCGGCGCAACCGCTGCGCGGCATGCTCATCTCCGGATTCGTGGCGCAGGACATGGACAAGGCCGCATATCCCCCCTTTCTCGCGGAAAAACTGCGGGAAATGCATTACGAGCTGGAAGCGGACACCAACAGAGGCGCATCCGATCCCGCGTATCTCCTGAAGGGGCTGCGCCGTACACTGGCCTCGCGCATGAACGCCCTTGATCTGCTCTGGCCCGACCTTTCGTGGGATGTCTTCGTGCTGGTGCTCACGGAAACGGACCGACTCTTCCACTTTCTCATGGATGCGGTCCTGCACCCGGATCACCCTCACCACATCGACTGTCTGGCCTTTTTCGTGGAATGGGACGCAGCCATAGGCCGGATTCTGGAACGCTACGACGCTCTGGATGCCCCGAAACGGCTCATGGTCGTGGCGGACCACGGATTCACGGAACTCAAGACCGAAGTATGCCTCAACACATGGCTCAAGCATCAGGGCCTGCTCATGCTGAACCGTGAACCGGAAAACGAATGGGATGCATCGTGCATCGGGCCGGAAACACGCGCCTTTGCTCTGGACCCGGGCCGAATTTACATGCATACCTCTTCCCGGTTCGCTCGCGGACAGGTGCAGCCGGAACAGACGGCCGCTCTGACGCACCGCATCCGAGACGATCTCATGGCCCTGACCTGGAACGGCGAACAGGTCATGGAACAGGTGCACACGGCAGCGGAACTCTATCCCGAAGCCGAAGGCCCGGCGGTTCCCGACCTTGTGTGTCAGGCCCGCCCCGGCTTCGACCTCAAGGCCAAATTCGACCGAACCGAGGTGTTCGGCCATTTCGGCAGAACCGGCACGCATACGGTCAACGGCGCGATCTGGTTCGACTCCCACGGAAGCCGCCCGGAACGCATGCGCGACACCGGAGCGGAAATCCTCAAACATTTCGACATAGCAGACAACAGCATATGCCCATAG